TCACAGCCGGGGTCGTGGATGCGACTGCCGATCAGCTGTCCTTGCGGGCCGCGATCAGGAATTCCCGGTTGCCTTCCGGCCCGGTAATGGGGCTGGCATCAATGCCTAGCACGCGCCAGCCCGGCAGGTCTGCCCACCAGTCGCGTATCATCGCGCACACGGCCTCATGCACCGCCGGGTCGCGCACCACGCCCTTGGGGCCGACCGCATCGCGCCCGGCCTCGAACTGCGGCTTGATCAGCGCGATGGCCCAGGCGCCGGGCACGCACAGGTCAAGCCCTGCCGGCAGCACCGTGCGCAGGCCAATGAAGCTGGCATCGCACACCAGCGCATCAATCGGGTCGGGGATGATCGTGGCATCAAGCGCGCGGGCATTGCATTTTTCCAGCACCACGACCTGCTCGGTGTTGCTGCGCAGCTTCCATGCCAGTTGGCCATGGCCAACATCGACCGCATAGACCTTTTTGGCCCCTTCATGCAGCAGCACATCAGTAAAGCCGCCGGTCGAGGCGCCTACGTCAAGGCAGGTCAGCCCCGCAGGCGAGAGGCCGAAATGTTCCAGCCCGTGCGCCAGCTTGATCCCCCCGCGCGAGACCCACGGGTGGTCCTGCCCCTTGAGCGCAAGTGGCGCATCTTCGGGCAACTGGTCGCCCGCCTTGGCAATGCGCCGGTCAGATGTATAGACCAGCCCCGCCATGATAAGCGCCTGCGCCCGGGTGCGGCTTTCCACCAGCCCCCGGTCCACCAGCATCTGGTCAACGCGTCGTTTTGCCATGAGCGGTGCTACCCCGACCGGCCCGCTGCTCAGGCCATCTGCCGTGACTGCGGCACGCCAAGGGCGGAGAGCGCGGTTGCCACGATGGCGGGCGCATCCAGCCCGGCCTCATGGTACTGGGCCTCCTGGCTGTTATGGTCGATGAAGCGGTCAGGCAGGGTCATGGGGCGGAAGCGCACGCGGTCGAGCAGGCCGGTTTTGGCCAGATGCGTCATGACAAAGCTTGCAAATCCGCCAACCGAGCCTTCCTCGATGGTGATCAGCACCGCATGGTTGCGCGCCAGCTGCTCGATCAGCGCGGTATCGAGCGGCTTGGCGAAGCGGGCATCGGCCACGGTGGGGGCCAGCCCCTGGGCGGCCAGCATGTCAGCGGCCTTCAGCGCATCGGCCAGCCTTGGCCCGAGCGAGAGGATGGCGATGCCGCCCTGCTCGGGGCCGGACTGGCGCGCCATTTCACGCACGATTCGCCCGCGCCCGATCTCGATGATCTGGCCCGCCGCCGGCAGGTCCAGCCCCAGCCCCGCACCGCGCGGGTAGCGCAGGCCAACCGGGCCTTCGTCAAACGCGATCGAGGTCGCGGTCATGTTCAGCAGTTCAAGCTCGTCGCTTGGCGCCATGAGCGTGATGCCGGGCAGGCAGCCCAGATAGGCGATGTCGAACGCACCGGCATGGGTCGCGCCATCGGCGCCGACCAGCCCCGCACGGTCGATGGCGAAGCGCACCGGCAGCTTCTGCAGCACCACGTCATGCATCACCTGATCATAGGCGCGCTGCAGGAAGGTGGAATAGATGGCGCAGAACGGGCGCAGCCCTTCGGTCGCCATGCCGGCAGCAAAGGTCACGGCATGCTGCTCGGCAATGCCGACATCAAAGAAGCGGTCGGGATAGGCCCTGGCGAACTTGTCGAGCCCGGTGCCCGACGGCATGGCGGCAGTGATGGTGACGATTTTGTCGTCAGTCGCCGCCTGGCGGACGAGTTCTTTCGCAAACACCGAAGTGTAGCTCGGCGGGCCGGACGGGCCTTTCTTCTGCTCGCCGGTGACCACATTGAACTTGGAGACGGCGTGATACTTGTCACCCGCCGATTCGGCCGGGCTGTAGCCATGGCCCTTCTCGGTGATGACATGCAGCAGCACGGGGCCGACATCCTCGGCATCACGCAGGTTGCGCAGGATGTGGACGAGCTGGTTCATGTCATGCCCATCAACGGGGCCGACATAATAGAAGCCGAGTTCCTCGAACAGCGTGCCGCCGGTCATGATGCCGCGCGCGTATTCATCGGCCTTCTTGGCCGTGCGCTCGAGCCGGCCGGGCAGGCGCTTGGCCATCTTGGCGGCGAGTTCACGCAAACTCAGGAACTTGCGCGAGGACATCAGCCGCGACAGGTAGCTCGACATGGCACCCACGGGGGGTGCGATCGACATCTCGTTGTCGTTGAGCACCACGATCAGGCGCTCTGCACCCGGGCCGCAATGCGAGGCGTTGTTCATCGCCTCATACGCCATGCCCGCCGAGATCGAGCCATCGCCGATCACCGCAATCACGTTGCGTTCACGGTAGGAGGGGTCTTCCTCCGCGCGCAGGTGGTGGGCGACGGCCATGCCGAGGCCGGCGGAAATGGAGGTGGAGGAGTGGGCCGCGCCAAACGGGTCGTATTCGCTCTCGCTGCGGCGCGTAAAGCCCGAAAGCCCGCCCGGCTGGCGCAGGGTGCGGATGCGCTCGCGCCGCCCGGTCAGGATCTTGTGGGGGTAGGTCTGGTGGCCCACATCCCAGATCACGCGGTCGGCGGGCGTGTCGAACACGGCATGGAGTGCGACCGTGAGTTCAACCACGCCGAGCGACGCGCCAAGATGGCCGCCGGTGGTGGACACGGTATCGATCGTTTCCGACCGCAGTTCCTCCGCAAGCTGCTTGAGCTGCTCGACCGAGAGGTTGCGCATGTCGTGCGGCCACTGCACCCGGTCAAGCTGGGCGTAGCGCCCAAGGGTAGGGATGGTGGAGGACGTGTTGCTCTCGCTCATGTCGATCAGTTCCTGCGCTCGACCACGTAATGCACCAGGTCGCGCAGGCGATCCGCCTCGGGCCCGAAGATGTCGATATGGGATTCAGCCTGTTCGGCCACGCGCCGCGCCTCGCGCGCGGCCCCTTCAACGCCGAGCAGGGCGACATAGGTGGACTTGCCCGCTGCCTCGTCCTTGCCTGCGGTCTTGCCGAGTTCCTCGGCGCTGGCGGTGGCGTCGAGCACGTCATCGGCAATCTGGAAGGCAGCGCCAAGGTCGCGGCCATAGGCCGAGATGCGCCTGCGCACGTCATCGCTGGCCTGGCCAAGGATGGCTCCGGCCTCGGCGGCATAACGGATCAGGCAGCCGGTTTTCAGCGCATGCAGGCGGGCGACTTCCTCAAGCGAAAGGGCGCGGCCTTCGCCTTCCATGTCGATCATCTGGCCGCCCACCATGCCGGCAGCGCCAGAGGCATCGGCCAGCGCGCGCACGAGGTTGATGCGCACTTCGGCTGAGGCATGCGTCAGCGGATTGGCAAGGATGTCGAACGACATGGTCTGCAGCGCGTCGCCGGCGAGGATGGCGGTGGCCTCATCAAACTTGCGGTGGGTGGAAGGCTGGCCCCGGCGCAGGTCATCATCATCCATGGCGGGCAGGTCGTCATGCACCAGTGAGTAGGCATGCAGCATCTCGACCGAGGCCGCGACACGGTCAGCCGCGTCAGTGCCGGCCTTGAACAGGCTGGCCACTTCGGCCACCAGGTAACCACGCAGGCGCTTGCCACCGCCCAGGGTGGCATAGCGCATGGCATCGATCAGGCGGGCCTCGCCGCCTTCCACGCGCGGGAGCAGGCGGTCGATCATCGCCTCGATGGCGGTGGCGCGCGCGGACATGGATGCACGCAGACGGACCATGCGATCCGTTCCGTCTGTTTGGGACGAGGGTGCTGTTGTTTGGCTCATCTGGTGCATCAATCCATTGGTTTCGCTTCCAGCGCACCATCGGCACGCTGGACAATCGCCTGAACGCGGGCCTCGGCCTCGTCCAGTTTCTTCTGACAGTACTGCCGCAGGGCGGCGCCACGCTCATAGGCGGTGATCGCGTCTTCCAGCCGCAGCTGGCCGACCTCAAGCTGGCGCACGATGGCTTCAAGTTCGGCCAGAGCCTCCTCGAAGGAAAGGTTGGTCAGGTCATCGGTCATGTGGGCGCGGCACTTCCTGCAATAACGGGGCTGGCGGAGGCATTACATCCTTGAAGGCCCTCCTGCCAAGGGGACAACGCGTTTTACGGCATTTTGGAGTCTAGGCCGAGGCCGGTGACGCGGCGGGTCCGGGCGTTGCCTCGGGCCTGCGGCGGATGACGAAGGAAAGCGTGCCGCCTTCCTCGCCAAAAGCGATGAGGGCATGGCCTGTTTCGCGGCAGAAAGCCTGAAAATCCGCAACCGAGGCCCGGTCGGTCGCGATCACGCGCAGCCGCGCGCCGGGAGGGAGTCCGCGCAGCATGCGGTTGGCCTTGAGCACGGGCAGGGGGCAGGTCAGGCCGCGCGCGTCTAGCAGGATTTCACTCATGGGTGGCCATGCCTCCTTGGTGGTTGGCAGCTATGCCCTTGCATCAGGGTTTGATGTTGCGTGCAGGTACGATCATAAAAGCAAATGCGCCACTGATAAAACATGATGAAAGAAAGACTCCGGATGGCCGACTATCGTACTGGAATTGATTTTGGCGGTACCAAGATCGAAATAACCGCCCTCGGCATGGATGGTGCCGAGCTGCTGCGTCGCCGTATTGCCAATCCTGGCAACTATCCTGCAGCCATTGAGGCCATGTGCGACCTGATCCGGGGTGTTGATCAGGAGCTCGGGGGCACCGGCACGGTTGGAATCGGCATTCCCGGCTCCATCAGTCCCGATACGGGCGTGATCAAGAACGCCAATGCCACATGGCTCAACAACCAGCCCCTGATCGTTGACATGACGACGGCGCTGGGTCGTGCGGTGCGCATCGAGAACGATGCGAACTGCTTTGCGCTGTCCGAGGCGATTGATGGTGCGGGGGCGGGCCATCACAGCGTGTTTGGCGTGATTATCGGCACCGGCATGGGCGCTGGCATCGTGGTCGATCAGAAGCTGTTGATCGGCCATAACCACATTGCAGGCGAATGGGGGCATGTGCCGCTGCCCTGGCCGCGCATTGAGGAATTTCCCATGCCCAAATGCTTCTGCGGCAATGAAGGGTGCATGGAGCGCTTTCTCAGCGGCTCGGCGCTTGCACAGGACTGGAAAGGCCCCGGCCACCGCAGTGCCGCCAATATCGAGCAGGAGGCCGAGGCTGGCGACCTGACCGCCATCGGCGCACTCGACCGCTACATGGACCGCATGGCCCGCGCCTGCGCCATGGCCATCAACTTCATGGACCCCGACATCATTGTGCTTGGTGGCGGCGTGTCGAACCTTGATTCGATCTATGACCGCGTGCCCCGCCTCATGCGGCGCTATGTCATCACCCCCAACTGCACCACGCCGATCGTGCGCAACAAACATGGCGACAGCTCTGGCGTGCGGGGCGCTGCATGGCTGTGGGATGATCACCACACGGCATGAAGGCCCGGCGGGGGAGGGTGGTTTCAGCCTTCCCCTTCGCCATCAAGCCCACGAAAGCCGGTGGCGACTACATAAAGCTCGCTGGATTCCTTGCGGCTTGCTGGCGGCTTGGCGTGGCGCACCTGCGTGAACAGGCGTTTGAGTTCAGCGAGCATCTGTTTTTCCGACCCGCCCTGGAACACCTTGGCTACGAACGCGCCGCCGGGGGCGAGAATGCGCGTTGCGAAATCCAGCGCGAGTTCGGCAAGGCCAATGATGCGCAGGTGATCGGTCGGCGCATGGCCCGTTGTGTTGGGCGCCATGTCGGACATGACCACGTTGGCTCGGCCGCCGAGCAGCTCCGTCAGGCGGTCCGGCATGTCGGGGTCGTTGAAATCCCCTTCGATGATGGTGGCGCCCGGCACCGGATCGACCGGCAGCAGGTCGACGCCCACCACCCTGGCCGCACCCCGCTTGACTGCGACCTGCGTCCAGCCGCCAGGTGCTGCGCCAAGATCGACGATGCGCGTGCCAGGCGTGATCAGGTGAAAACGGTCATCGAGTTCGATCAGCTTGAAGGCCGCGCGTGAGCGCCAGCCCTGCTTCTGGGCGGCCTGCACGTAGGGGTCGTTGAGCTGGCGCTGCAGCCAGCGGTGCTGGGCGGTCGTGCGCCCGCGCGCTTTCTTTACGGTTACGGTCTTGGTGCGGTTGGTCTGGGCGGCCTGCCCGTCGGCCGCGCTGTCACCCGTGCCGGGGGTGAGACTGCTGGTACGGGCCTTGCCCGGAATGCGGGTAGTGGAACGCTGCTTCATGGCGGGACGCGGTCAGGGACTGACCTGGTGCTCCAAACGATTGTACAGGGAAAAGGAAGGCGGCGCGGTGGCTGGGGCCGCCTGTCGCCTGCGGTCGCCAATCATGCGTAAAAGCAGGCCGTCGCGCAATCCCCGGTCGGCCACGGTCACTTCCGGCATGGGCCATGTGGTGACGATGGCCTCGAATATGGCGCAGCCCGGCAGGATGTAGCGCGCGCGCTCCGCCCCGATGATGGGGTTGCGCACCAGCCCCTCGAGCCCGCCCGTGCGCAGGGTGTCGATCATGCTCAGGGCGCGGGGCACGGACAGGGCGGAGCCATCAATGCTGGCCCGGTCGTAACGGTCCTGGCCCAGGGCAAGGCTGGCCAGCGTGGTCACGGTGCCGCTGGTGCCCAGCAGCATGACATTCTGGCGCGCGATTTCACGCGCAATGCAGTGCACGTCATCAAAGCCGCGCAGCACGTCACTGATTTCGGATACGACGCCGTGATAGCCCCGATCGGTAAAGATATCGGCGCCATGGCGCTCGGCCAGGGTCATGATGCCCACCGGCAGGCTGACATAGCCCGAAAGGTCATGCCGCCGGGCCTCGCGGTCAATGCGCGCCCAGGCGATCTCGGTCGAGCCACCGCCAATATCGAACAATAGTCCGCGGCTGGTGCCCGGCTGGCCGCCCTGCAGCAGCGAGGTGCAGGCCGCGAGTGCGAGTTCAGCTTCCTCCCGCGCGGAAATGACGGATATGTCGAGCCCGGTCTCGTGCAGTACTCGGCCGATGAATTCCATGCCATTGGCCGCCCGCCTGCAGGCCTCGGTGGCGATGGCGCGGTGGCCGTGCAGGTCATACAGCCCCATGCGTGCCACGCAGGCCCGAAGGGCGGCGAGGGTACGCTCCATGGCGGCATCGGCGAGTTGGCCGGAATGGTGCAGCCCTTCACCAAGGCGCACGGCGCGGCTGAAGCTGTCGATCACGCGCAGGCCGTGTTCGCCCGCGCGGGCAACGAGCAGGCGGCAGTTATGGGTGCCAAGGTCAATGGCGGCATAAAGCGGCGCGCGCATGGAGCGGCGGTGCATGGCGGGCGGGAAAGGGGCAATCCCTGCCTGCGGGCGTATCTGTGCACTGTGCGGCTGCTGGACCATGTTCATCCCAAACCCGTTTTACGGCCAAGGTATTACCTATTGTGTTAAGTGTTCTGCGCAAAACGCAAGACAAAAGAGAAAAGTTTATAAAAATGTGCGGCAGGGGGTTGCACGCCCCAAAGCAGGCGGGTATATGCCTGATCACCGCAGCGCATCGCGCCGCTCTCTCCTTGCTGGGGGATAGTTTAGCGGTAGAACTACCGGCTCTGACCCGGTCAGCCCTGGTTCGAATCCAGGTCCCCCAGCCAAACTTCCCTTTAAAACTGGCCGTTATTCACAGTCTGCTTCAGGCAGGGCTGTTTTTTTGTGTTTGCGCTACCGTTCCACCCATCGGCTGAGCACGCGGGCAAGCAGCGGGCCGGTAAACAGCACGAGCACGAAGCGCACAGTCTGCATGGCCATGACAAACGGCACGTCAACGCCCGGCGTGGTGGCCGCGATGATGGCCACCGTATCCTCGCCCCCCGGGCTGGTCGCCAGATAGGCGGTCAGCAGCGAGACATGCCTGAAACGGACCAGCGCGAGCGCCATGACCCCGCAGCCTGCAATCATCAGCGCGATGGCCATCAGGATGTAAGGAAACGCGCGGGCGGCATAATGCAGCGTGGTGCGCGTAAAGCGCAGGCCGATGCCCCAGCCCAGCACCGCGTAACCGGCAGCGAGAAACCATGGTGGCAGGTCGATCGAGAGCAGCCCCGCATCCTGCAGCCCGGTTGCAAGAATAAGCGGCAGCATGAGCGCACCGGCTGACAGCCGTAATATATGAGCCAGGCAGACACCGGCCACGATGACGCCAATCGTCACGCCAAAGGCTGGCGCGGATGCAGGCATGGCCCAGAACGCATCTGCGCCGTCAGCCGTGACCGGGGTCGTGCTGCGCGCCATGGTGGTCGCCGCTATGGCAACGGCGGCGGCGCGGAAATACTGCATGAAGGCGACAAGCCGCATATCCGCGCCATAAGCCTGCGACATCAACGTCATGACCGTGGCGGCACCCGGCGAGGCACCCCACAGGGCCGTGCTGCCGGGCAGAACCTTCCATCGTGCCAGACAGAAGCCGATCAGGGTGCACAGCACGATCACGCACATGACCCCGCCCAGAAAAAGCGGCCCTTCGCCCATGACCTTGGCAAAGATGCTGAGCTGCAGGCTGCGCGCGATCATGCATCCTACAATGCCCTGCGCCAGCAGAAAGGCGCAGCCGGGAATGGGGAGGTGAACCTCATTGACCGCCAGCACGACGGCGGCAAACATCGGCCCGATCAGGATGGCAGCGGGCAGGTGCAGGGCATGTAGCGGCACGGTAAAGGCAACCGACAGGGCAAGCAGGCAGCACCATTTTACGTATATATTGTCATTACGGAACGAAAGCCGCGTGCTGGCAGCATTCGGGGCAGGGGAAAGCGTTGGGTCTGGCATGAAAATTCCCGATCGGACGCAGGCGGGCATCAATGCCACGTTCCATCCCGTCCGGATACGGTTTTGCGGTGCTGTGGGCGCGAATGGCTGATCATGCCACAGGGAATGGCTTCATGAGCCGATGCATGCTTCGTGGAGCCGGGCGGCGTGGTCGTGCCGCCCGGACCTTCAGGCGCCGTTCAGGCCGTGATGCCGCCATCTGTTGTCAGCGCCGAGCCGGTAATGAAGCTGGCCTGCGGGCTGGCAAGGAACGAGACCACGGTGGCGATGTCGCTCACCTGCCCGTATTCCTTGTGGCACATGAAGCTGCGCAGCAGGTCGGCGGCAGGCCCGGTGGCAGGGTTCATGTCGGTATCGATCGGGCCGGGCTGGACCACGTTGATGGTGATGCCGCGCGGTCCGAGATCGCGCGCCGCACCCCGGGCAAACCCGTTCAGCGCCGCCTTGGAGGCCGAATAGAGCGAAATGCCGGGGAAGGGAGAGCGATCGGCAAAGGCCGAGCCGATCAGGATGATGCGGCCGCCCTTGCTCATGTGGCGCGAGGCCTCGATGGCCTCGATCATGACAGCGCGCACGTTCAGGCCCAGCACGGCATCGACCTGAGCGTCGGTCATCTCGCTCACGTCGCCATGGGGGTAGACGCCAGCGTTGCACACCAGTGCATCGATGCGGCCGAGATCACGCACCACCTGCTGGATTGCGGCACGGTTGCCATTGCCTTCGCCATCGCAGCAGATGGCCATGGCGCGGCGGCCCATGGCGCGGATTTCGGCCACGGTTTCCTCGGCGGCCTTCTCGTTGCGGGCGTAGGAGATGGCAATGTCATACCCGTCCTTTGCCAGTGCCCTGGCAATGCCCGCGCCAATGCCGCGGCTGCCGCCGGTTACGTAGGCTACGCGTTGGGTCATTTTGTTTTTCCTCCCGGTTATTATGGTGCTTTTTCCTCCTACAGCATGGGGCGGGCAGGGGAAAGCACGGCGCGGGCCATCAAGGGGGTTGATCGGGCCTGTCAGGTTGTCTATAGCCTGCCTGTTCGCGCGTCCGGGCCTGTAGGGCATGCCCGGCCGCAATGGCGTCATTGCCTGTAACAGGGCAGGGCGCAGCCTTTAACCTTTAAGGAGAAGCAAATGCCCAAGATGAAGACCAAGTCATCGGTCAAGAAGCGGTTCAAGATCACCGCCACCGGCAAGGTGCTGGCAGGACCCGGCAACAAGCGCCACGGCCTGATCAACCGCTCGCAGAAGATGAAGCGCACGAACCGTGGTTCGCAGGTGCTGACGGAAATGGATGGCCGCACTGTAAAGCAGTGGGCCCCCTACGGCCTGGCATAAGGAGCACCTGAGATATGGCACGTGTAAAACGCGGCGTAACGACGCTCGCCCGTCACAAGAAGGTTCTGGCAGCTTCCAAGGGCTTCCGGGGTCGTTCCTCCACCAATTACCGCATCGCGCTGGAACGTCTGGAAAAGTCACTCCAGTATGCCTACCGCGATCGCCGCAACAAGAAGCGTGAGTTCCGCGCTCTGTGGATCCAGCGTATCAACGCTGCGGTGCGCGAGCATGGTCTGACCTACAGCCGCTTCATCAACGGCCTGGACAAGGCTGGCATCGAGATCGACCGCAAGGTTCTCGCCGCCATCGCCTATGACGACGCGGCAACCTTTGCCGAGATCGTGAAGAAGGCGCAGGCCGCTCTGGCCTGATTCCTGTTTCCGCCCGTGTGGCGACAGGTCCACGAAACGGGTCGTCCGCAGGGGCGGCCCGTTTTGTTTTATACGATGCCCGCGCGCCCTTGTGGTTGCGGGCGCAGACACGCGCCGGGTCTGGTGGCCAGACTGATGTCCCTTGCCAGCCCGCCTGATTTGAGAGCCTGTGCGAGGTGCTATGAGTGACGATCTCGAAACCCTGAGGGAACAGACAGTTCAGGCACTCGCTGCCGCGACCGACCAGCGCGCGTGGGACGCCGTGCGCGTGGGCACGCTGGGCAAGTCGGGCACGCTGACCGCGCTGCTCAAGCAGCTTGGGCGCATGACGCCTGACGCGCGGCGCGCCCGTGGTGCCGCACTCAACCGCCTGCGTGATGACCTGACCCGTCTGATCGAGGCGCGTGGCCAGGAACTCGAGGCGGCGGCACTCAATGCCCGCCTTGCTGCCGAGCGCGTGGATGTTACGCTGC
This is a stretch of genomic DNA from Komagataeibacter xylinus. It encodes these proteins:
- a CDS encoding TlyA family RNA methyltransferase translates to MAKRRVDQMLVDRGLVESRTRAQALIMAGLVYTSDRRIAKAGDQLPEDAPLALKGQDHPWVSRGGIKLAHGLEHFGLSPAGLTCLDVGASTGGFTDVLLHEGAKKVYAVDVGHGQLAWKLRSNTEQVVVLEKCNARALDATIIPDPIDALVCDASFIGLRTVLPAGLDLCVPGAWAIALIKPQFEAGRDAVGPKGVVRDPAVHEAVCAMIRDWWADLPGWRVLGIDASPITGPEGNREFLIAARKDS
- the dxs gene encoding 1-deoxy-D-xylulose-5-phosphate synthase, whose amino-acid sequence is MSESNTSSTIPTLGRYAQLDRVQWPHDMRNLSVEQLKQLAEELRSETIDTVSTTGGHLGASLGVVELTVALHAVFDTPADRVIWDVGHQTYPHKILTGRRERIRTLRQPGGLSGFTRRSESEYDPFGAAHSSTSISAGLGMAVAHHLRAEEDPSYRERNVIAVIGDGSISAGMAYEAMNNASHCGPGAERLIVVLNDNEMSIAPPVGAMSSYLSRLMSSRKFLSLRELAAKMAKRLPGRLERTAKKADEYARGIMTGGTLFEELGFYYVGPVDGHDMNQLVHILRNLRDAEDVGPVLLHVITEKGHGYSPAESAGDKYHAVSKFNVVTGEQKKGPSGPPSYTSVFAKELVRQAATDDKIVTITAAMPSGTGLDKFARAYPDRFFDVGIAEQHAVTFAAGMATEGLRPFCAIYSTFLQRAYDQVMHDVVLQKLPVRFAIDRAGLVGADGATHAGAFDIAYLGCLPGITLMAPSDELELLNMTATSIAFDEGPVGLRYPRGAGLGLDLPAAGQIIEIGRGRIVREMARQSGPEQGGIAILSLGPRLADALKAADMLAAQGLAPTVADARFAKPLDTALIEQLARNHAVLITIEEGSVGGFASFVMTHLAKTGLLDRVRFRPMTLPDRFIDHNSQEAQYHEAGLDAPAIVATALSALGVPQSRQMA
- a CDS encoding polyprenyl synthetase family protein; translation: MVRLRASMSARATAIEAMIDRLLPRVEGGEARLIDAMRYATLGGGKRLRGYLVAEVASLFKAGTDAADRVAASVEMLHAYSLVHDDLPAMDDDDLRRGQPSTHRKFDEATAILAGDALQTMSFDILANPLTHASAEVRINLVRALADASGAAGMVGGQMIDMEGEGRALSLEEVARLHALKTGCLIRYAAEAGAILGQASDDVRRRISAYGRDLGAAFQIADDVLDATASAEELGKTAGKDEAAGKSTYVALLGVEGAAREARRVAEQAESHIDIFGPEADRLRDLVHYVVERRN
- a CDS encoding exodeoxyribonuclease VII small subunit, encoding MTDDLTNLSFEEALAELEAIVRQLEVGQLRLEDAITAYERGAALRQYCQKKLDEAEARVQAIVQRADGALEAKPMD
- a CDS encoding sulfurtransferase TusA family protein; the protein is MSEILLDARGLTCPLPVLKANRMLRGLPPGARLRVIATDRASVADFQAFCRETGHALIAFGEEGGTLSFVIRRRPEATPGPAASPASA
- a CDS encoding ROK family protein, encoding MADYRTGIDFGGTKIEITALGMDGAELLRRRIANPGNYPAAIEAMCDLIRGVDQELGGTGTVGIGIPGSISPDTGVIKNANATWLNNQPLIVDMTTALGRAVRIENDANCFALSEAIDGAGAGHHSVFGVIIGTGMGAGIVVDQKLLIGHNHIAGEWGHVPLPWPRIEEFPMPKCFCGNEGCMERFLSGSALAQDWKGPGHRSAANIEQEAEAGDLTAIGALDRYMDRMARACAMAINFMDPDIIVLGGGVSNLDSIYDRVPRLMRRYVITPNCTTPIVRNKHGDSSGVRGAAWLWDDHHTA
- a CDS encoding RlmE family RNA methyltransferase, with product MKQRSTTRIPGKARTSSLTPGTGDSAADGQAAQTNRTKTVTVKKARGRTTAQHRWLQRQLNDPYVQAAQKQGWRSRAAFKLIELDDRFHLITPGTRIVDLGAAPGGWTQVAVKRGAARVVGVDLLPVDPVPGATIIEGDFNDPDMPDRLTELLGGRANVVMSDMAPNTTGHAPTDHLRIIGLAELALDFATRILAPGGAFVAKVFQGGSEKQMLAELKRLFTQVRHAKPPASRKESSELYVVATGFRGLDGEGEG
- a CDS encoding Ppx/GppA phosphatase family protein — encoded protein: MNMVQQPHSAQIRPQAGIAPFPPAMHRRSMRAPLYAAIDLGTHNCRLLVARAGEHGLRVIDSFSRAVRLGEGLHHSGQLADAAMERTLAALRACVARMGLYDLHGHRAIATEACRRAANGMEFIGRVLHETGLDISVISAREEAELALAACTSLLQGGQPGTSRGLLFDIGGGSTEIAWARIDREARRHDLSGYVSLPVGIMTLAERHGADIFTDRGYHGVVSEISDVLRGFDDVHCIAREIARQNVMLLGTSGTVTTLASLALGQDRYDRASIDGSALSVPRALSMIDTLRTGGLEGLVRNPIIGAERARYILPGCAIFEAIVTTWPMPEVTVADRGLRDGLLLRMIGDRRRQAAPATAPPSFSLYNRLEHQVSP
- a CDS encoding AbrB family transcriptional regulator, producing the protein MPDPTLSPAPNAASTRLSFRNDNIYVKWCCLLALSVAFTVPLHALHLPAAILIGPMFAAVVLAVNEVHLPIPGCAFLLAQGIVGCMIARSLQLSIFAKVMGEGPLFLGGVMCVIVLCTLIGFCLARWKVLPGSTALWGASPGAATVMTLMSQAYGADMRLVAFMQYFRAAAVAIAATTMARSTTPVTADGADAFWAMPASAPAFGVTIGVIVAGVCLAHILRLSAGALMLPLILATGLQDAGLLSIDLPPWFLAAGYAVLGWGIGLRFTRTTLHYAARAFPYILMAIALMIAGCGVMALALVRFRHVSLLTAYLATSPGGEDTVAIIAATTPGVDVPFVMAMQTVRFVLVLFTGPLLARVLSRWVER
- a CDS encoding SDR family NAD(P)-dependent oxidoreductase; translated protein: MTQRVAYVTGGSRGIGAGIARALAKDGYDIAISYARNEKAAEETVAEIRAMGRRAMAICCDGEGNGNRAAIQQVVRDLGRIDALVCNAGVYPHGDVSEMTDAQVDAVLGLNVRAVMIEAIEASRHMSKGGRIILIGSAFADRSPFPGISLYSASKAALNGFARGAARDLGPRGITINVVQPGPIDTDMNPATGPAADLLRSFMCHKEYGQVSDIATVVSFLASPQASFITGSALTTDGGITA
- the rpmI gene encoding 50S ribosomal protein L35 gives rise to the protein MPKMKTKSSVKKRFKITATGKVLAGPGNKRHGLINRSQKMKRTNRGSQVLTEMDGRTVKQWAPYGLA
- the rplT gene encoding 50S ribosomal protein L20 translates to MARVKRGVTTLARHKKVLAASKGFRGRSSTNYRIALERLEKSLQYAYRDRRNKKREFRALWIQRINAAVREHGLTYSRFINGLDKAGIEIDRKVLAAIAYDDAATFAEIVKKAQAALA